From Budorcas taxicolor isolate Tak-1 chromosome 19, Takin1.1, whole genome shotgun sequence, the proteins below share one genomic window:
- the LOC128064796 gene encoding WAP four-disulfide core domain protein 3-like: MSSISNMKLGSLFLLAILLTLNTRLQAIGVCEEQCREDRDCAAGEKCVSNGCGHVCSPAPQATICSIECSEDRDCGRGKECIQDGCRRICSPLMSVGVCEEQCREDRDCAAGEKCVGNGCGHVCSPAPQATICSIECSEDRDCGRGKECIQDGCRRICSPLMTVGICESQCFRDRDCGAGRRCVSEGCNRVCSPAPEASIGICVQRCRGNWDCGAGERCIRKGCSRVCSPVRIAGVGICLDQCQGHRDCPAGSRCVSNGCGRVCSPTQDRRAEQRPGTCPRVPEGTFGTCAERCTGDGSCPPGQKCCSNGCGKSCQVPDLGLTIHLDDK, translated from the exons ATGTCCTCAATTAGCAACATGAAGCTGGGCAGCCTCTTCCTCCTGGCCATTCTCCTCACCCTCAACACAAGACTCCAGGCAATTG GTGTCTGTGAGGAGCAGTGCCGAGAAGACCGGGACTGCGCGGCAGGAGAGAAGTGCGTCAGCAATGGCTGTGGCCACGTGTGCTCACCAGCCCCGCAAGCAA CCATCTGTAGCATCGAGTGCAGTGAAGACAGGGATTGTGGGAGAGGAAAAGAGTGCATCCAGGATGGCTGTCGGCGAATCTGCTCCCCGCTGATGAGTGTAG GTGTCTGTGAGGAGCAGTGCCGAGAAGACCGGGACTGCGCGGCAGGAGAGAAGTGCGTCGGCAATGGCTGTGGCCACGTGTGCTCACCAGCCCCGCAAGCAA CCATCTGTAGCATCGAGTGCAGTGAAGACAGGGATTGTGGGAGAGGAAAAGAGTGCATCCAGGATGGCTGTCGGCGAATCTGCTCCCCGCTGATGACTGTAG GCATCTGTGAGTCCCAGTGCTTCAGAGATCGGGACTGTGGAGCTGGAAGACGGTGTGTCAGTGAAGGCTGTAATCGGGTCTGCTCCCCTGCGCCAGAAGCATCAATAG GAATCTGTGTGCAACGCTGCCGAGGAAACTGggactgtggggctggagaacgATGTATCAGGAAGGGATGCAGTCGTGTCTGCTCTCCAGTCCGCATAGCAG GGGTAGGTATCTGCTTGGACCAATGCCAAGGACACCGGGACTGCCCAGCGGGAAGCCGATGTGTCAGCAATGGATGTGGCCGTGTCTGCTCACCCACCCAGGACCGGCGAG CGGAACAGAGACCTGGAACGTGTCCAAGGGTGCCAGAAGGAACGTTTGGAACTTGTGCTGAAAGGTGCACAGGAGATGGATCCTGTCCCCCGGGCCAAAAATGCTGCAGCAATGGCTGTGGAAAATCTTGCCAAGTCCCT GATCTGGGCCTCACTATCCATTTGGATGATAAATGA
- the LOC128064798 gene encoding 60S ribosomal protein L13-like, which translates to MAPSRNGMILKPHLHKDWQRRVATWFNQPARKIRRRKAWQAKARRIAPRPASGPLRPVVRGPTVRYHRKVRAGRGFSLKELRVAGIHKKVARTIGISVDPRRRNKCTESLQANVQRLKKYCSKLILFPRKPSAPKKGDSSAEELKLATQLTGPVMPVQNVYKKEKARVITEEGKNFKAFASLRMARANTRLFGIRAKRAKEAAEQDVERKK; encoded by the coding sequence ATGGCGCCTAGCCGGAACGGCATGATCCTGAAGCCCCACTTGCACAAGGACTGGCAGCGGCGCGTGGCCACGTGGTTCAACCAGCCAGCTCGCAAGATCCGTAGACGCAAGGCCTGGCAGGCCAAGGCGCGCCGCATTGCCCCGCGCCCCGCGTCCGGTCCTCTCCGGCCGGTGGTGAGAGGCCCGACGGTCAGGTACCACAGGAAGGTTCGTGCCGGCAGGGGCTTCAGCCTGAAGGAGCTTAGGGTGGCCGGCATCCACAAGAAGGTGGCCCGGACCATTGGGATCTCGGTGGACCCGAGGCGGCGGAACAAGTGCACGGAGTCCCTGCAGGCCAACGTGCAGCGGCTCAAGAAGTACTGCTCCAAACTTATCCTGTTCCCCAGGAAGCCCTCGGCCCCCAAGAAGGGAGACAGCTCTGCTGAAGAGCTCAAACTGGCCACTCAGCTGACCGGACCTGTTATGCCCGTACAGAACGTCTATAAGAAGGAGAAAGCCAGAGTCATCACAGAGGAGGGGAAGAACTTTAAGGCATTTGCCAGTCTCCGCATGGCCCGTGCTAACACCCGGCTCTTCGGCATCCGGGCCAAAAGGGCCAAGGAAGCCGCAGAACAGGatgttgaaaggaaaaaataa